The nucleotide sequence CAATTTAAAACCTGTGTCAATAACAATGCAATTAATGCTCCTATCAAGCCCCAGAAATATGTAAATACCGCACTGCTCACAAAAGCAAATCCCCCAACCACCCCATTAATTCGAGCCATTTGTTTAAATGCTTTAAAACCAGAGAGAATGCCTACTTGTGTAGTTGTTAAAGAATTGAACACAATCCAAATGGCTACAATTTTTAGAGGTATGTTAAGATGTTCTGCTTTTAAGAGGTGAACGGACACATAATTAGAAAAAAAAAACAATAAAACAGCCATTGTTCCACTAACCAATAATGAGGTTTTCATGGAATAATCAGATACTGTTTTTAAAACTCTGGGGTCCTTGTTTCTGTACTCAGCAACATACTTGGTAGCCGTATACCCTAAACCAAAAGTCGAGAATATGGCAATATTCATTAAGGTTGATTTAATCGTTCCATATTCACCGTAAACATCCTTACCTAAAAATCTTGCAACTAAAACAGCTCCCAATAAGCTCATTCCTTTGGATAAAACATTACCCAAAAGTGCCCAAAAAGAATCTTTTAAAAAATCACTTTCTAAAGCCTTTTCTTTAATTGTTGATATACTAATCATTACCTGCTTTGAAAAATCAAATATAATAAATAAGCAACTTCAAGAAATTCCTATAAATCATTAAACATCTATTCGTTTAATGGCTCCCTTTAACCCCACTCCGTAATATCCAAACCCTTGCTCCTCCAGGTACTTTTGCTCATAAATATTTCTTCCATCAAAGACCAGGGGCTGATTGAGCAGGCGGCCAAGGGCTTTCCAACTGGGCAGCCGGAACTCGGACCACTCGGTCACCAGCAATAGAGCATCGGCTCCCAGACAGGCATCATAGGCATCCTGGCAGTAAGTAATGGTATCTCCAAGGTAATGCTCCCTGGCCTCATCCATGGCGATGGGGTCATAGGCCCTTACTTTGGCCCCTGCCGCCAGCAGTTCTTGGACAATGACAATGGCCGGGGCTTCCCGCATATCATCGGTATTGGGCTTAAAGCTCAAACCCCAAAGGGCAAAGGTCAGTCCACTCAGGTCCTCCCCAAAGTGCTGCTTGATCTTCTTGACCAATAGCTGCTTTTGGTCCTCGTTTACCGCTTCTACGGCCTGCAGCACCCGAAGGTCATAGTCATATTCCTTGGCCGTACGGATAATGGCCTTGACATCCTTGGGGAAGCAGGACCCTCCATAGCCTACACCAGGGTAGATAAAATGCTTTCCTATGCGGGGATCCGAGCCTATCCCGGCCCTTACCTGGTTTACATCTGCTCCTACCCGTTCGCATAGATTGGCGATGTCGTTCATAAAGGAGATCTTGGTGGCCAGCATGGCATTGGCCGCATATTTGGTCATTTCGGCTGAAGGGATATCCATATAGATAATCCTGTCCCCACTTAGTTGGAAAGGCTTGTAGAGCCGCTTCATTATTTCCTCCGCTTTTGCGTCCTCCACTCCAATCACTATCCTGTCCGGTTTCAGAAAATCCTCCACCGCAGCACCTTCTTTCAGGAATTCCGGATTGGAGGCTACCGAAAATGGCAAGTCACTTCCCCTCCCCCGCCTGTCAAGGGCTGCCTGGATGGCAGCCTTCACCTTAGTACCGGTTGTTACGGGCACAGTACTCTTGGTGGCCACCACGATATAATCGTCCATGTGGCGTCCTATCTCATCGGCTACGGCCAGTACATACTTTAAATCTGCAGAGCCATCCTCCCCGGGAGGAGTCCCCACGGCAATAAAAGCCACCTCTGAACCCTTTATCGCATCAGCTAGACTGCTGGTAAAGGATAGACGCCCGCTTTTATAGTTACGCATTACGATTTCCTCCAGACCAGGTTCATAGATAGGCATGAAACCCAGCTTGAGTTGATCGATTTTATTTTGGTCGATATCCACACATACGACCTCTATCCCTACATCTGCAAAACAGGCCCCAGATACCAGGCCTACATATCCGGTACCTATAACAGTGATTTTCATGATCTTTTTTGTTGAATTGATGGATCGTTGAACTGATTAATTGCAACAGTATTGCTTCAGATCAGCAATCCTGACTATAGTATATGATTGCTATTGGTTAATGGAACCAAACAATTAATCCTTAACTCCTTTAACCCTTACTCCATTCTCTACTCCGCTTGGGTCAAAATCTTATGCCCGCCTTCTTTCAGGTACAGGTCTCTTTGGAACAAGGCCACATCTGCCTGCATCATATCATCCACTAAGCCCTCTAGGTCATATTCCGGTACCCAACCCAGTTTTTCTTTGGCTTTGGAGGGATCACCGATCAGCAAGTCTACTTCGGTAGGACGGAAATATTTTGGATCTACTTTTACGATGGTTTTACCGATGGACTGTTGAATTGTAGAACTGTAAACCTGGTTGCCGGTTACAGCTTCATATTTTTCATTATCAATTGAGACTAGAATTCCTTTTTCGTCCACTCCTTCGCCTTCAAAGCGCAGGTTCAGCCCCACATAGGCAAAGGCCATTTTCACAAAATCCCTTACTGTGGTGGTCACTCCTGTGGCGATCACCCAGTCTTCCGGCTGCTCTGCCTGTAGGATCATCCACATCATACGTACATAATCTTTGGCATGCCCCCAGTCCCGCTTAGAATCCAGATTGCCCAAGAACAGATTTTCCTGCAAGCCCAAAGCAATCTTTGCTGCCGCCCTGGTAATCTTACGGGTCACAAAGGTTTCTCCCCTTAAGGGAGACTCATGGTTGAACAGTATTCCGTTGCAGGCAAATATATTATAAGCTTCCCTGTAGTTTACCGTAATCCAGTAAGCGTACATTTTGGCCACTGCGTAAGGAGACCGGGGATAAAAGGGAGTACTTTCGCTCTGAGGAACCGCCTGTACCAGCCCATAAAGCTCCGAAGTAGAAGCCTGGTACACCCTGGTCTTTTTCTCCAACCCCAAAAAACGGATGGCTTCCAATATCCTCAGCGTACCGATTCCATCCGCATTGGCTGTATATTCGGGTGTATCAAAAGAGACCTTAACATGCGACATGGCGGCCAGATTATATATTTCATCCGGCTTGATCTCCTGAATGATACGGGTAAGGTTCATCGAATCGGTCATGTCACCATAATGCAGCACCAATTGGGGATCCATTACATGGGGATCCTCATATAGGTGGTCAATACGGTCAGTATTGAAGAGTGAAGACCTCCGTTTGATCCCATGGACCTTATAGCCCTTTTCCAAAAGGAGTTCTGCCAGATAGGCCCCATCCTGGCCGGTAATGCCGGTGATCAGGGCGTTTTTTTGATATCCGTTTTCCATGTATTTCTTATTTTCTATTTCACAGAGCACTTAGAGCAGGTATTTATTTACAAAGCGTTTTCATGAATTTTGAATAAGGCTTGGTGGATTACTTATTGTCCCGTTGGCGGTTCAAAAGTCCACCTAAAGGAGGGAAGTGGTAAAGAAGGGTATGGGATTCATCCTACCATCCTGACATTTTGGTCAGCCCTATGCCATAATACCAGAAACTTGGGCTTCTGGGAATATTGTTTTCACCTTCACCGGAGATTAGTCAGCCTTACCAAAGGGGATATTGCTACTTTAACTCTTGACCTTTAACCATCAAACTACAGTTTTACCTGCTTGAAAGCGTCAATGTTTGCTAGGAACCATTGATAGGTTTCCCTGATCCCTTCCTCCAATCTGATAGCAGCTTCCCATCCCGCATTCCGCATTTTGGATACATCCATCAATTTTCTGGGCGTACCATCAGGCTTGGAGCTGTCCCACTGAATATCTCCTTTATGGCCCACAATGTGCTGAACTAGTTCGGCCAGTTCCCTGATGCTCAAGTCTGTTCCAGTACCCACATTATAAAGTTGGCCCGGCAGTTCATTATCCAAAGCGAAGAGCACGGCATCAGCCATATCATTGACATGTAAAAATTCCCTTTTGGGCTTACCCGAGCCCCACAGTTGGACAGGGGTATTCCCTGCTTCCTTTGCTTCATGGAACTTCCGAATCATGGCCGGAAGCACATGGGAGGTATCCAGGTCAAAATTGTCGAAAGGACCATACAAATTAGTGGGCATCAAGGAGATATAATCTCTTCCAAACTGTTTTTTGATCGCTTCGCAGGCCTTCACGCCTGTGATCTTGGCCAGTGCATACCATTCATTGGTAGGCTCGAGCGGTGCGGTAAGCAGGTATTCTTCCTTGAGGGGTTGCGGTGCCATTTTGGGGTAGATACAGGAGGAGCCTAAAAAGATCAGTTTATTGACGCCATGCCAATGAGCGCAGTGGATCAAATTATTCTGGATCAGCATATTCTCCATCAGGAACTGGTAAGGATAATTATTATTGGCCATGATCCCGCCTACCCGAGCGGCGGCATCGATCACCACTTCCGGTTTTTGCGTTTCGAAGAAATACCTTACGGCAGCCTGATTCTGGAGGTCCAGTTCACTGCTGGTCATTCCGATCAGGTTATGGTACCCTTGGGCTTCCAAAGCTCTCCAAATGGCTGAGCCTACCATGCCCTTATGGCCGGCCACATATATTCTTCTTGTTTTATCCATTACTTATCTTGTACTTTAAATTATTTGGATACATGGTAAACCATCACTGTACCAGAACCGGGGCCTTATGGGCCAGTTTTTCAAAAATATCTTTCACCTGTTGGCTCAACTCTTTTTGAAGTACTAGCATGGCCTGATCCGTCACAACTAAAATAGAATTTTGAAATCCGGCAAATTCGGTGTGCAGGTCACTGCCGATGACCATATTTCCATTTTCATCCACCGGATGTCCCTGTGTTTTCAAATAATCATATACTGCTTCAAAAGACCCCATATCAGACCATTGAAATCCAGCGTGAACCACTTTGATATGTTCATCCTTTTCCATCACCGCATAGTCGACTGATTTGGCAGGAATCATTTCGGACAATTCCCTATTCATAAAGATGCCCTCCTTTTCATTATAAGTCTTTAAGGACCGTTCAAATATTTCCGGTTCATGTTGAAAGAGTGCTTTCAAAAATACACTGGCCTGGAAGCAGAACATCCCAGAATTCCAATAGAAGTTCCCCTGTTTTATAAACTGCTTGGCAGTACTTTCATTGGGCTTTTCCCTAAAAGAAAGCACCTTGCTCCCCATGGCTTCTATATATCCATACCCAGTTTCGGGCCTGTCCGGCTTTACGCCAAATGTGACCAAAGCTCCATCTTTGGCCATTTCAAAAGCTTCATATACAGCCTTTTTATAAGCCTCTTGACCGGTAATAAGGTGGTCGGAAGGGGTAACAAAAAGGATGTCGTCAGGATCCATGCTAAAAGCCGCAAAAGCAATGGCTGCAGCGGTATTGCGAGGTACTGCTTCTACCAATTCCAGGTATCCTGATACACCAAGTTGCCGAAGATCATTTCTGGACAGTTCATAGTTCATCCTGTTACCCACAACCAGCAAACCATCCACCAGCTCTTTATTCCTTTGTACCGTTTTCTGGAACAAGCTCTCCCCTCCAAAAAGGGAAAGATATTGCTTGGGGTAGCTCACTCTGGATAGGGGCCACAACCTGGAACCTACACCACCGGAAAGTATTAGATTGAAAATTTTCATTGTCCTATTTATATAAGATGATTCGGGCCGGATACAGCTTCGCCTCGTCACTCACATCAGCGAGCAATAAAAGCTTTTTTATTGTATTTTTTACCTGATCACTTTTTGTATGGAATCACTGCATACATCTCCAGTATTTCCATAGTAGCATCTCTCCAATATGAAGTGAGTTCAAGGAATTCCCTCTATTACAACCGTGGAAAATGTATTTCCAAAAATCCAATCATCCCTTAGCATAAATCCCATCAAAAACCAATTTTAAATGCATTATCATTAATATTATGCATGAAAATATGCGGTTCATTCATTTCAGGCAAAACGAAATTACTAAATGGAAGGCCTCCAACCTACATCAAAAAACTAACTGCATGTTTTAGGTAAACCAAGTGAACATTTACAAAACGACAATACTTTTAATTACTAATTAGACACCATTTGTTAAATAAGAATCTGGCAAAATATACCTATACTGATCATCCTCCTCACAACTAAAGCCCGAAGTGAAAAATATCATGCATGTAAAAAAAATTGGCTTATATAGCCATGCCTGGCAGCATATCCACCGGATTAAAATTTGCTAAATGGATATAACGGTTTGAATTGTGCCACCCTTTTCGGTCAAACTGTGCCAGGCCTTTCGGTTTAAACCGTGCCATTTCCAGTTCGGATTTCGGTTCGAACCGTGCCACTTTTGAAAGATCAAGTTTAACCTGCTATATCGCCTAAAAAAAGAGCGATATGGCCAACGTACTTGATCCCATGGATATAAAGCAGGATTTCAGTTTACACAGGGACGGGCTCAGCAACCGGAAGATAGGAGGCGTGCTGGGGATTTCCCGCAATACGGTCAACCAGTACATCTCCTGGCTTGCAGCCTCGGACTATGAAGTTGATGAGGTCCTGTCCCTTACCAACACTAAATTAAGGGAGCTGTTCCCTTCCCGCACCACCATAAAGAATGACAGGTTTGATGCCCTGATGCGTTATTTTGAACGGGGAAAAGCAGCAAGAAACCATCCGGGATTTACCTTTCTGCACCATTATCAGGAGTACAGGCAGCTTGTGGACAGTCCCTACAGCTATACGCAGTTCATGGAGCATTACCATAGAAAATATCCCAATGCAGGGGGCTCCATGAAACTTGAACACCTTCCCGGCCATGAGGTGTTCATCGATTTTGCGGGTACAAGGATGGAGGTCGTGGACCGTGATACAGGTGAAGTCAAAAAGGCAGAAGTCTTTGTGGCCGTGCTTCCCTTCAGCCTGTACACCTATGTAGAGGCATGTTGGAGCCAGAAACGTGAAGACCTTGTCCACTGCATGAACAACATGATGTGGTTTTATGGGGGCGTTCCCAAGGCCGTGGTCTCTGACAACCTAAAATCGGCGATTACCAGGGCCAGTAAATATGAACCCGAGATCATCCGCTCCCTTAAGGATTTTGCCAGGCACTATGACTGTGTCATCAATCCCACCAGGGCATACAGCCCACAGGACAAGGCTCTGGTGGAGAATGCTGTACAGCTCAGTTATCAGCGTATATACTATCCCCTTCGGGAGATGACCTTTTTTTCGATCGATGACCTGAACAGCGAGATAAGAAGGCTGTTGGAAAACTACAACAACATGCTTTTCCAGAGAAAGGAAGCCAGCAGAAGGGAGCTTTTCCAGTCCATGGAAAGGGAATGCCTCAAAACCCTTCCCACAGGTATATACCAGCTCAAGGACTATACAAGGGCAAAGGTCCAGAAAATAGGATACGTTTACTTCTCCCCGGACAAAAGTTATTACAGCGTCCCTTACAGGTATATCGGAAAGTCCACCCAGATCCATTATACAAGGGACATCGTGGAAGTTTACCACTACCATGAAAGGATCTCCCTGCACAAAAGGAACCCGTCAAAGGGCTGCTACAATACCAACAGGGAACACCTCAGCAGTACACACAAAAAATACCTCGACTGGAGCCCTGACTACTTCAGGAAGCTGGCAGCTCCCCTGGGCTCCAATGTGGCCGC is from Echinicola marina and encodes:
- a CDS encoding mannose-1-phosphate guanylyltransferase codes for the protein MKIFNLILSGGVGSRLWPLSRVSYPKQYLSLFGGESLFQKTVQRNKELVDGLLVVGNRMNYELSRNDLRQLGVSGYLELVEAVPRNTAAAIAFAAFSMDPDDILFVTPSDHLITGQEAYKKAVYEAFEMAKDGALVTFGVKPDRPETGYGYIEAMGSKVLSFREKPNESTAKQFIKQGNFYWNSGMFCFQASVFLKALFQHEPEIFERSLKTYNEKEGIFMNRELSEMIPAKSVDYAVMEKDEHIKVVHAGFQWSDMGSFEAVYDYLKTQGHPVDENGNMVIGSDLHTEFAGFQNSILVVTDQAMLVLQKELSQQVKDIFEKLAHKAPVLVQ
- the gmd gene encoding GDP-mannose 4,6-dehydratase, whose product is MENGYQKNALITGITGQDGAYLAELLLEKGYKVHGIKRRSSLFNTDRIDHLYEDPHVMDPQLVLHYGDMTDSMNLTRIIQEIKPDEIYNLAAMSHVKVSFDTPEYTANADGIGTLRILEAIRFLGLEKKTRVYQASTSELYGLVQAVPQSESTPFYPRSPYAVAKMYAYWITVNYREAYNIFACNGILFNHESPLRGETFVTRKITRAAAKIALGLQENLFLGNLDSKRDWGHAKDYVRMMWMILQAEQPEDWVIATGVTTTVRDFVKMAFAYVGLNLRFEGEGVDEKGILVSIDNEKYEAVTGNQVYSSTIQQSIGKTIVKVDPKYFRPTEVDLLIGDPSKAKEKLGWVPEYDLEGLVDDMMQADVALFQRDLYLKEGGHKILTQAE
- a CDS encoding GDP-L-fucose synthase family protein, yielding MDKTRRIYVAGHKGMVGSAIWRALEAQGYHNLIGMTSSELDLQNQAAVRYFFETQKPEVVIDAAARVGGIMANNNYPYQFLMENMLIQNNLIHCAHWHGVNKLIFLGSSCIYPKMAPQPLKEEYLLTAPLEPTNEWYALAKITGVKACEAIKKQFGRDYISLMPTNLYGPFDNFDLDTSHVLPAMIRKFHEAKEAGNTPVQLWGSGKPKREFLHVNDMADAVLFALDNELPGQLYNVGTGTDLSIRELAELVQHIVGHKGDIQWDSSKPDGTPRKLMDVSKMRNAGWEAAIRLEEGIRETYQWFLANIDAFKQVKL
- the istA gene encoding IS21 family transposase, which gives rise to MANVLDPMDIKQDFSLHRDGLSNRKIGGVLGISRNTVNQYISWLAASDYEVDEVLSLTNTKLRELFPSRTTIKNDRFDALMRYFERGKAARNHPGFTFLHHYQEYRQLVDSPYSYTQFMEHYHRKYPNAGGSMKLEHLPGHEVFIDFAGTRMEVVDRDTGEVKKAEVFVAVLPFSLYTYVEACWSQKREDLVHCMNNMMWFYGGVPKAVVSDNLKSAITRASKYEPEIIRSLKDFARHYDCVINPTRAYSPQDKALVENAVQLSYQRIYYPLREMTFFSIDDLNSEIRRLLENYNNMLFQRKEASRRELFQSMERECLKTLPTGIYQLKDYTRAKVQKIGYVYFSPDKSYYSVPYRYIGKSTQIHYTRDIVEVYHYHERISLHKRNPSKGCYNTNREHLSSTHKKYLDWSPDYFRKLAAPLGSNVAACISELFIESDYPETAYKRTQGIIKLAKLYGRERLDSACGRAIYARAISYRRIKNILENNLDRVTPEEMDKKESHIPDHENIRGASTYQ
- a CDS encoding UDP-glucose dehydrogenase family protein, with the protein product MKITVIGTGYVGLVSGACFADVGIEVVCVDIDQNKIDQLKLGFMPIYEPGLEEIVMRNYKSGRLSFTSSLADAIKGSEVAFIAVGTPPGEDGSADLKYVLAVADEIGRHMDDYIVVATKSTVPVTTGTKVKAAIQAALDRRGRGSDLPFSVASNPEFLKEGAAVEDFLKPDRIVIGVEDAKAEEIMKRLYKPFQLSGDRIIYMDIPSAEMTKYAANAMLATKISFMNDIANLCERVGADVNQVRAGIGSDPRIGKHFIYPGVGYGGSCFPKDVKAIIRTAKEYDYDLRVLQAVEAVNEDQKQLLVKKIKQHFGEDLSGLTFALWGLSFKPNTDDMREAPAIVIVQELLAAGAKVRAYDPIAMDEAREHYLGDTITYCQDAYDACLGADALLLVTEWSEFRLPSWKALGRLLNQPLVFDGRNIYEQKYLEEQGFGYYGVGLKGAIKRIDV